A stretch of DNA from Deltaproteobacteria bacterium:
CTTGAGGGGCGTCACCACGTAAAAGGAACGCACGCCGTAGGTTTTGGCCGTCCTGGCAATATCGTGAAGATCCAGGTTGGTCACTGCCGAGGCGATGGTTTCCCCGTTTTTACTCACCACCGGGTGGTGAATCAACGCCACGTGCAGATTGGGCCCGGACAATGCTTTCAACACGGCGACACCATTCCTTCAACACTTGCACTTCCCGCTGCGTCAAGGCCCTTTCTTCCAGCAGATCCGGTCTTTTCAGAAACGTCCTGACGATCGAGGTCTCAAAGCGCCACTTCTCGATTTCCCGGTGGTTGCCCGAGAGAAGCACTTCCGGCACCACGTGACCGTTAAAAACCGGCGGCCGGGTAAAATGGGCGTGCTCCAGCAGGCCCCCTGAAAAGGAATCCCTTTCCGCAGAGTCATCTCCGCCGAGAACACCGGGAATCAGCCTGGTGACCGCCTCCATGACGATCATGGCCGCCAGTTCTCCGCCCATCAGCACATAATCGCCTATAGACACCTCTTGGTCGATGAAATCGTAGCAGATCCTTTCATCGATCCCCTCGTAACGGCCGCAGACCAGAATGAATCCGTCCCTCTCCGCGAACGAGCGGGCCATCTCCTGGTTGAAAGGGCGCCCCTGCGGTGTCAGCAGAATGGTTTGCGACAACGGCGACAGACGCTTTGCCTCACGGACGGCATCGGCCAGGGGCTCCGGCTTCATCACCATGCCGCTCCCCCCGCCGTAGGGCCTGTCGTCCGTCGTTCTGTGCTTGTCCGTCGAAAAATCCCTGATATTCAGGGCCGCAGCGCTGATCTGCTTCTGGGCAATGGCCTTGGCGACAATGCCATAATTCCAGAACCCCTGGAACATGTCCGGGAATATGGTTAAAACAGTGAAATCCATTCAAAGATCCCGCAA
This window harbors:
- the trmD gene encoding tRNA (guanosine(37)-N1)-methyltransferase TrmD translates to MDFTVLTIFPDMFQGFWNYGIVAKAIAQKQISAAALNIRDFSTDKHRTTDDRPYGGGSGMVMKPEPLADAVREAKRLSPLSQTILLTPQGRPFNQEMARSFAERDGFILVCGRYEGIDERICYDFIDQEVSIGDYVLMGGELAAMIVMEAVTRLIPGVLGGDDSAERDSFSGGLLEHAHFTRPPVFNGHVVPEVLLSGNHREIEKWRFETSIVRTFLKRPDLLEERALTQREVQVLKEWCRRVESIVRAQSARGVDSPPGGE